DNA from Massilia antarctica:
CGATCGCCACGTTCACGCCCACGCGCTGGTACTCGAAGGTGGCGGTCGGAATCGCGGCCAGGAACCAGCCGCCGCCGCGCATCTTGGGATAGCCATCGAAGCCGCCCACCACGGCGCCGAAGCGCACGCCCGCGTACGACAGGGGCTGGTAATACATCCCCACGTACTTCGAGTGCTGGCGGTCGCTATTGAAAAAGCGGCCGGCCGTGAATGCGGAATACTCCGACAGGCGGTATTCCATGCCGAGCCCCGGATTGTTCCCGTTGAGGTGCTTGTCGCTCTGGAAGTGGTGCGTCAGAAAGCCGCTCGTGAGCCATACCTGGCTGCGTTTTTCGCTGCCGTCGAAGGCGCTGGCCTTCGTCTCGGGCATGGCCGCGTTCTCGGCCAGCGCCGGAGTGCATGCCAGCAGCGCCAGGCCCAGGGCCGGCAAATTCTTCAATATCATGGTGGTCAATCGTCCTCGTCGGGGTCCAGGTCGGGGAACATGACCTGCGTGTAGCCAAATTTGGTGAAGTCCTCGATCCGCATCGGATACAGGATGCCGAGCAGGTGGTCGACTTCGTGCTGCACCACGCGCGCATGAAAACCGTCGACTTCGCGTTCGATCCGCTCGCCATGCTGGTCCACGCCTTCATAGCGCAGATGCGTGAAGCGCGGCACGCTGCCGCGCAGTCCCGGCACCGACAGGCAGCCCTCGAAGGCTTCTTCCTTTTCGTCGGACAGTGGTGTCAGCACGGGATTGATCAGCACCGTCTGCGGCACCGCCGGCGCGTCCGGATAGCGCTGGTTATCCTTGAAGCCGAAAATCACCAGTTGCAGGTTGACCCCGAT
Protein-coding regions in this window:
- the def gene encoding peptide deformylase; the encoded protein is MTVRDILKMGDPRLLRVAEPVREFGTPAMEALIADMFDTMHHANGAGLAAPQIGVNLQLVIFGFKDNQRYPDAPAVPQTVLINPVLTPLSDEKEEAFEGCLSVPGLRGSVPRFTHLRYEGVDQHGERIEREVDGFHARVVQHEVDHLLGILYPMRIEDFTKFGYTQVMFPDLDPDEDD